From a single Couchioplanes caeruleus genomic region:
- a CDS encoding alpha/beta fold hydrolase yields MRLRRPPPPDGGPRNPGPRPTAPRSGRPTLPAPPTELVGTPHGVRLEQLVTGVGDPVTVFAHGLAGDIAGTRPLGSAVAGRRVFFHFRGHGRSESPPGPWTFADLAADLRAVADRAGATRALGVSMGSAALCRLLAADPGRFDRVVLYLPAPLDGVRPRVAQERLERLLAAVGSGEAAAVAEAVEPELPPSVRDTPTGWGYLRQRVDQLLRDGLAPQLDTLWREPAADEGALRAYPGKALVIGCVGDDLHPVAWAERLAGLLPGAELHVYDRPAVLWTHRRELRERISTFLNA; encoded by the coding sequence GTGAGACTCCGCCGGCCGCCGCCCCCGGACGGCGGCCCGCGGAATCCCGGACCCCGGCCCACCGCTCCCCGCTCGGGGCGGCCCACCCTGCCGGCCCCGCCCACCGAGCTCGTCGGCACGCCGCACGGCGTACGCCTCGAGCAGCTCGTCACGGGCGTCGGCGACCCGGTCACCGTGTTCGCGCACGGGCTGGCCGGCGACATCGCCGGCACCCGGCCGCTGGGCAGCGCCGTCGCGGGCCGCCGCGTCTTCTTCCACTTCCGCGGGCACGGCCGCTCCGAGTCGCCGCCCGGGCCGTGGACGTTCGCCGACCTCGCCGCCGACCTGCGCGCCGTGGCCGACCGGGCCGGCGCGACCCGGGCGCTCGGGGTGAGCATGGGCTCCGCGGCGCTGTGCCGGCTCCTCGCCGCCGATCCCGGGCGCTTCGACCGGGTGGTGCTCTATCTGCCCGCGCCGCTGGACGGCGTACGGCCCCGCGTGGCGCAGGAGCGGCTGGAACGCCTGCTCGCCGCCGTCGGGTCGGGTGAGGCGGCGGCCGTCGCGGAGGCGGTCGAGCCCGAGTTGCCGCCGTCGGTGCGAGACACGCCGACGGGCTGGGGCTACCTGCGTCAGCGCGTCGACCAGCTGCTGCGGGACGGGCTGGCGCCGCAGCTGGACACGTTGTGGCGGGAGCCCGCCGCGGATGAGGGGGCGCTGCGGGCGTACCCGGGAAAGGCCCTGGTGATCGGTTGCGTGGGTGACGATCTGCACCCGGTGGCCTGGGCGGAACGCCTGGCCGGCCTGCTGCCCGGCGCCGAACTGCACGTCTACGACCGGCCCGCGGTGCTCTGGACGCACCGGCGCGAGCTGCGCGAGCGGATCTCCACGTTCCTCAACGCATGA
- a CDS encoding PKD domain-containing protein — MNTGGPRGLAAMLTLALGAGTVAGAGVLGAPAWAAEGSITAGYAVDKASIWTGQQVTLTQTAFADSTPDTTPTFALSWGDGTAAEPPAASLTSATHTFTKAGTWTVVVSITDDGVQTDVTNTVTVAAGGGSFKFDPTWNWTWFNGGHEATLKLSGIPSSTSKVWVNWGDGETSLVNKANTSVKHYYSWGSTGKHTAKVTLENASGGKVTASAGTYSLVEDTYNPSATLKVPSSPSKASSWKTVQGTAKDSQIGVDEVGIQLWKWTSTKDYYYNFQTAKWVKYTPGVTNIPNAAVKWVGVNSSGVWKTSVAGLSKGYYLEVDYVAYDKAGNNSGWKYKVQKLTS; from the coding sequence ATGAACACCGGAGGACCGCGCGGCCTCGCCGCGATGCTGACCCTCGCGCTCGGCGCCGGCACGGTGGCAGGCGCCGGCGTGCTCGGTGCGCCCGCCTGGGCCGCCGAGGGCTCGATCACCGCCGGCTACGCCGTCGACAAGGCGAGCATCTGGACCGGCCAGCAGGTCACGCTGACCCAGACGGCCTTTGCGGACAGCACCCCGGACACCACTCCGACGTTCGCCCTCAGCTGGGGCGACGGCACTGCGGCCGAGCCGCCCGCGGCCAGCCTGACCAGTGCCACGCACACGTTCACCAAGGCCGGCACGTGGACGGTCGTGGTGTCGATCACCGACGACGGCGTGCAGACCGACGTCACCAACACCGTGACGGTGGCCGCCGGCGGCGGTTCGTTCAAGTTCGACCCGACCTGGAACTGGACCTGGTTCAACGGCGGCCACGAGGCCACCCTGAAGCTCTCCGGCATCCCGAGCTCGACCAGCAAGGTCTGGGTGAACTGGGGCGACGGCGAGACCAGCCTGGTCAACAAGGCCAACACCTCGGTCAAGCACTACTACTCGTGGGGCAGCACCGGTAAGCACACCGCGAAGGTGACCCTCGAGAACGCGTCGGGCGGCAAGGTCACCGCGTCCGCCGGCACGTACTCGCTGGTCGAGGACACGTACAACCCGAGCGCCACGCTGAAGGTGCCGAGCAGCCCGTCGAAGGCGTCCTCCTGGAAGACCGTGCAGGGCACCGCCAAGGACAGCCAGATCGGCGTCGACGAGGTCGGCATCCAGCTCTGGAAGTGGACCAGCACCAAGGACTACTACTACAACTTCCAGACCGCCAAGTGGGTCAAGTACACCCCGGGCGTCACGAACATCCCGAACGCCGCCGTGAAGTGGGTCGGGGTCAACTCGAGCGGGGTCTGGAAGACCAGCGTCGCCGGCCTCTCGAAGGGCTACTACCTCGAGGTCGACTACGTCGCGTACGACAAGGCCGGCAACAACAGCGGCTGGAAGTACAAGGTGCAGAAGCTCACGAGCTGA